In Blastopirellula sediminis, the following proteins share a genomic window:
- a CDS encoding DUF2179 domain-containing protein, translated as MHFLADQPFWVVAAFIFCTRILDVSIGTLRTISVVQGRLGLSVCLGFFEVLIWTIAISQVISGIGENPVYLFAYAGGFAAGNAVGIRLERFLALGHVVVRMISPHDGLKVAKALREEKQRVTTFTGEGREGPVLLIYMNCHRRKLKRLLKIAIENDPTLFYTVEPVQSHNEGLNIPLPHRTGWRAFLKMK; from the coding sequence ATGCACTTTCTCGCCGACCAACCGTTTTGGGTCGTCGCCGCTTTCATCTTCTGCACGCGAATTCTCGACGTGTCGATCGGCACGCTGCGCACCATTTCGGTGGTGCAGGGTCGACTCGGATTGTCGGTTTGCCTTGGTTTTTTTGAGGTGCTGATCTGGACGATCGCGATCTCGCAGGTCATTTCCGGGATCGGCGAAAACCCAGTCTATCTGTTCGCCTACGCGGGGGGATTCGCCGCGGGAAACGCAGTCGGGATTCGCCTGGAACGGTTTCTCGCTCTCGGCCACGTCGTGGTCCGGATGATTTCGCCCCATGACGGACTGAAAGTCGCCAAAGCGCTCCGGGAAGAGAAGCAGCGAGTTACGACCTTCACCGGCGAAGGACGCGAAGGGCCGGTCCTGCTGATCTATATGAACTGCCACCGCCGGAAGCTGAAACGGCTGCTCAAGATCGCGATCGAAAACGATCCGACTCTCTTTTACACGGTCGAACCGGTCCAATCGCACAACGAAGGACTGAACATTCCGCTCCCGCACCGGACCGGCTGGCGAGCGTTTTTGAAGATGAAATAG
- a CDS encoding metallophosphoesterase, producing the protein MSVETSLADQVITRYLKAADINLSNPNRHGNLVTLSTGGGATDVMVTADLHGNRRNFQRILELAALDANPERHLVLQEVCHGGPTYPQGGGCMSHLMLEDVAQLVCEYPYRVHFLLSNHELAEMVDFPILKGGKMLNLMFRAGLQEMYGNRTADVRDSYLHFLRSLPIGVKAGERLLICHSLPEKCDQKPFDPAVFDRPLAEEDLSCQGDVGRMVWGRDFRQENADAFAEQTGAQYFLTGHEPSTEGFQTPNSRQVILDCCCQNGCYAIVPVDDELSYGRLLAEVQRLHKPTPYPFGM; encoded by the coding sequence ATGTCTGTAGAAACTTCTCTTGCTGACCAGGTCATCACGCGCTATCTGAAAGCGGCGGATATCAACCTCAGCAATCCCAACCGGCACGGCAACCTGGTGACGCTTTCGACCGGGGGGGGAGCTACGGACGTGATGGTGACGGCCGACCTGCATGGCAATCGGCGCAACTTCCAGCGGATCCTCGAGCTCGCGGCTCTCGACGCTAACCCGGAACGACACTTGGTTTTGCAAGAAGTCTGTCACGGCGGCCCCACTTATCCGCAAGGGGGGGGCTGCATGTCGCATTTGATGCTGGAGGACGTCGCCCAGCTGGTCTGTGAATATCCCTACCGCGTTCATTTCTTGTTGAGCAATCATGAACTGGCCGAGATGGTCGACTTCCCTATTCTGAAAGGGGGGAAGATGCTCAACCTGATGTTCCGCGCCGGACTGCAAGAGATGTACGGCAACCGGACCGCCGACGTCCGCGACTCCTATCTCCACTTTCTCCGTAGCCTGCCGATCGGCGTGAAAGCGGGTGAGCGCCTGCTGATCTGCCACAGCCTGCCGGAGAAGTGCGACCAAAAGCCGTTTGATCCAGCCGTCTTTGATCGGCCGCTCGCCGAAGAAGATCTCTCCTGCCAGGGAGATGTCGGCCGTATGGTGTGGGGACGCGATTTCCGCCAGGAGAACGCTGATGCGTTCGCCGAGCAGACCGGGGCTCAATACTTCCTTACCGGACACGAACCGTCGACCGAAGGTTTCCAAACCCCAAACTCACGCCAGGTGATTCTCGATTGCTGTTGTCAGAACGGTTGCTATGCGATCGTGCCGGTCGACGATGAGCTCAGCTACGGCCGACTTCTGGCCGAAGTTCAGCGCTTGCACAAGCCGACGCCTTATCCGTTCGGCATGTAA
- the rlmN gene encoding 23S rRNA (adenine(2503)-C(2))-methyltransferase RlmN produces the protein MLHSIHDDVAVESLRKRLALDPHRLRRLRTRLLKLQGSDAEALAELPADAQQAFANEIRFHELTLDQRFDSQLDGASKLLFRTSDGLLLESVILRVASGRTALCVSSQVGCAANCDFCATGKMGIARSLSAPQILDQVVQANQMLKPEGRKIRNIVFMGMGEPFHNVAAVHETLEKLVSPLGFDQSPRRTLVSTVGLPSAMVEFARKFPGVNLALSLHSAIQSRREEIIPLAAKYDLKELRAALEQVAAIGEQSIMIEYLMLRGINDGPEDRAALAEYLRGLPVHINLIPYNRVDAAPHLEGTSKEEREAFGAALRAEGYTVTIRYSLGADVDAACGQLVRRENRRIAAAATAAQ, from the coding sequence ATGCTGCATAGCATTCATGACGACGTCGCGGTGGAGTCGCTCCGTAAACGCTTGGCCCTCGATCCGCATCGCTTGCGGAGGTTGCGGACGCGACTGCTGAAGCTGCAGGGCTCGGACGCAGAGGCGCTCGCCGAACTGCCGGCCGATGCGCAACAGGCGTTCGCCAACGAGATCCGCTTTCATGAGCTGACGCTCGATCAGCGGTTCGATTCGCAGTTGGACGGCGCATCGAAATTGCTCTTCCGCACCAGCGACGGGCTGTTGCTCGAGTCAGTAATCTTGCGGGTCGCGTCAGGGCGGACCGCGCTGTGCGTTTCGTCGCAGGTCGGCTGCGCGGCGAATTGCGACTTTTGTGCGACCGGCAAAATGGGGATCGCCCGCAGTCTGTCGGCGCCGCAGATCCTTGACCAGGTCGTGCAAGCGAATCAAATGCTGAAGCCGGAAGGTCGCAAGATTCGCAACATCGTCTTCATGGGGATGGGGGAGCCATTTCACAACGTCGCCGCCGTTCACGAGACGCTCGAGAAGCTGGTCTCTCCGCTTGGATTTGATCAATCGCCGCGGCGGACGCTCGTTTCGACCGTTGGGTTGCCCAGCGCGATGGTCGAGTTCGCCCGCAAGTTTCCCGGTGTGAATCTCGCTCTCAGCTTGCACAGCGCGATTCAGTCGCGACGCGAGGAGATCATTCCGCTGGCGGCTAAGTACGACTTGAAAGAGTTGCGTGCGGCGCTGGAGCAGGTCGCCGCCATCGGCGAGCAGTCGATCATGATTGAGTACCTGATGTTGCGCGGGATTAACGATGGACCGGAAGATCGGGCGGCGCTGGCCGAGTATCTCCGCGGCTTACCGGTCCATATCAACTTGATTCCCTATAATCGGGTCGATGCGGCGCCGCACCTGGAAGGAACGTCGAAGGAAGAGCGGGAAGCGTTTGGCGCCGCGCTGCGGGCTGAAGGGTATACCGTCACGATTCGCTATTCGCTGGGCGCTGACGTCGACGCCGCCTGTGGACAGCTGGTGCGTCGCGAGAATCGCCGAATCGCCGCCGCGGCGACCGCCGCCCAATAA
- a CDS encoding heavy metal translocating P-type ATPase, whose protein sequence is MTAPATTPSPEVSIWRRLWLRRQLAIAVLAIIGIAIHLVLRFGMSVSPTTFNLPLWITLAVGGIPLILELLDKVVHLEFGADLLAGISIVSSALLEEYLAGSIVVLMLSGGEALESFAVGRASAVLKALAKRLPSVAHRRNDSELEDVAVNAIEVGDILVILPHEVCPVDGVVIEGHSVMDESYLTGEPYMMSKTPGVSVMSGAVNGDGALTIQAERQAVDSRYAKIMEVMLKAEQQRPRMRRLADQLGAFYTPLALIVAGIAWYLSGEATRFLAVIVVATPCPLLIAIPVAIIGSISLAAQMGIIIRIPAALEGIDRCRTVIFDKTGTLTYGEPRIYEQWTPEEADPLETLALVASLERYSKHPLAEAIQREAGAAAVAVYDVTEVSERPGEGMRGIVHGRNVWITSRKLLLKQQPDAALPEQHGGLECVILVDEKLAAVYFFRDAPRREGKRFIDHLGPRHNIEKLMLVTGDRESEAKFLAEQVGITEVHFNQTPEEKLELVRRETATADTLFVGDGINDAPALATATVGVAFGQNSDVTTEAAAVVVLDSSLETVDKLLHIGRRMRRIALESAVGGIALSMIGMLIAAAGWLPPVAGAISQEVIDVVVVLNALRAAFPPRELTDYDK, encoded by the coding sequence GGATGAGCGTCTCGCCGACGACTTTCAACCTTCCGCTCTGGATCACGCTCGCGGTCGGCGGAATCCCGCTGATCTTGGAACTGCTTGATAAGGTCGTCCATCTCGAATTCGGCGCCGACCTGCTGGCCGGCATCTCGATCGTTTCGTCAGCGCTACTGGAAGAGTACTTGGCCGGATCAATCGTCGTGCTGATGCTCTCCGGCGGCGAGGCGCTCGAATCGTTCGCCGTTGGTCGAGCGTCAGCCGTATTGAAGGCGCTGGCCAAACGCCTCCCTTCGGTCGCTCATCGTCGCAACGACTCTGAACTAGAAGATGTTGCGGTCAACGCGATTGAGGTGGGAGATATCCTCGTCATCCTTCCGCACGAAGTCTGTCCGGTCGACGGCGTCGTCATCGAAGGGCACAGCGTCATGGACGAATCGTACCTCACCGGCGAACCCTACATGATGTCAAAAACGCCCGGCGTGAGCGTCATGTCAGGCGCCGTCAACGGCGATGGCGCCCTGACGATCCAAGCGGAACGCCAAGCGGTCGACTCCCGCTACGCCAAGATCATGGAAGTGATGCTAAAGGCGGAGCAGCAGCGGCCGCGCATGCGTCGTCTGGCCGATCAGCTGGGCGCTTTCTACACGCCGCTGGCGCTGATCGTTGCGGGAATCGCGTGGTACCTGAGTGGCGAAGCGACCCGCTTTTTGGCGGTGATCGTCGTTGCAACCCCCTGCCCTTTGCTGATCGCGATTCCGGTGGCGATTATCGGATCGATTTCGCTGGCGGCGCAGATGGGGATTATCATCCGCATCCCGGCGGCGCTGGAAGGAATCGATCGCTGCCGCACGGTGATATTCGACAAGACCGGAACGCTGACCTACGGCGAACCTCGCATTTATGAACAATGGACGCCGGAAGAGGCCGATCCCCTGGAGACGTTGGCGCTGGTCGCCAGCTTGGAACGCTACTCGAAACATCCGCTCGCCGAAGCGATTCAGAGAGAAGCGGGAGCGGCGGCGGTCGCCGTGTACGACGTAACCGAAGTGAGCGAACGTCCCGGCGAAGGGATGCGCGGGATCGTTCATGGTCGCAACGTCTGGATCACCAGCCGCAAACTGCTGCTGAAACAACAGCCCGACGCAGCGCTTCCCGAGCAACATGGCGGGCTGGAATGCGTGATCCTGGTCGATGAGAAATTGGCCGCGGTTTATTTCTTCCGCGACGCTCCGCGCCGCGAAGGGAAGCGGTTCATCGACCATCTCGGCCCGCGCCACAACATCGAAAAATTGATGCTGGTCACCGGCGACCGCGAGTCGGAAGCGAAGTTCCTCGCCGAGCAGGTTGGCATCACTGAGGTCCACTTCAACCAGACGCCGGAAGAAAAGCTGGAGTTGGTTCGCCGCGAAACGGCCACCGCCGATACGCTGTTTGTCGGCGACGGCATCAACGACGCCCCCGCTTTGGCGACCGCTACCGTCGGCGTGGCGTTCGGACAAAACAGCGACGTGACCACTGAAGCGGCGGCGGTCGTAGTTCTCGACAGTTCGCTCGAAACAGTCGACAAGCTGCTCCATATCGGTCGCCGAATGCGGCGAATCGCTTTGGAAAGCGCGGTCGGCGGGATCGCCCTGAGCATGATCGGAATGTTGATCGCCGCCGCCGGCTGGCTGCCACCTGTGGCGGGGGCAATTTCGCAAGAGGTGATCGACGTGGTGGTCGTACTGAATGCCCTGCGAGCGGCGTTTCCCCCGCGTGAGCTAACCGACTACGATAAGTAG
- a CDS encoding DUF1559 domain-containing protein, translated as MRSTGRRRRGSGFTLVELLVVIAIIGVLIALLLPAVQQAREAARRMQCTNQLKQIGLAWHNHHDTYKTFPTGGYHWSYHVTYVNGSPATGKQQGAGWGFQILPFLEQTAVWEGGGATDDLGRSIVAMGSPIPTFFCPSRRGAIAFGPTNDWYAFGPDKLCLSATRNFSHAGTDYAAANAEGTGILARPSDSTGCSSSTPTGPKNGFRQDIGMHSITDGTSNTIMCGDKRLNITKLFTYQGDDNEGYTSGWDHDTVRYTNRIPLPDPKINDGEQRFGSSHIGGFNAALADGSVRNIAYQIDLTTFTNLGNVHDGQVIDLN; from the coding sequence ATGCGTTCCACTGGAAGACGACGGCGCGGCTCCGGGTTCACCTTGGTCGAGTTACTAGTCGTGATTGCGATCATCGGCGTTCTCATCGCATTGCTGCTGCCGGCGGTACAGCAAGCCCGCGAAGCGGCCCGGCGAATGCAATGCACCAACCAGCTGAAACAAATCGGCCTGGCCTGGCACAACCACCACGACACGTACAAGACGTTTCCAACCGGCGGTTACCATTGGTCGTACCACGTTACTTATGTCAACGGCTCGCCGGCGACCGGCAAACAACAAGGCGCCGGGTGGGGCTTTCAGATCTTGCCATTCCTGGAACAGACTGCGGTCTGGGAAGGGGGCGGAGCAACCGACGACCTGGGACGCTCGATCGTAGCGATGGGCTCGCCGATTCCGACCTTCTTCTGTCCGTCGCGTCGCGGGGCGATCGCATTTGGTCCGACGAATGACTGGTACGCCTTTGGTCCCGACAAACTTTGCTTGTCCGCAACGAGAAACTTCTCTCACGCCGGCACCGACTACGCCGCCGCCAACGCCGAGGGAACCGGCATCCTGGCTCGGCCAAGCGATTCGACCGGTTGCAGCAGTTCGACCCCGACCGGCCCGAAGAACGGCTTTCGTCAGGATATCGGCATGCACAGCATCACTGACGGCACCTCCAACACAATCATGTGCGGCGACAAACGGTTGAACATCACCAAACTCTTCACCTATCAGGGGGACGACAACGAAGGTTATACCTCCGGCTGGGACCACGATACGGTTCGCTATACGAATCGCATTCCGCTTCCCGATCCGAAGATCAACGACGGCGAACAACGTTTCGGCTCGTCCCACATCGGCGGCTTCAACGCTGCGCTGGCTGACGGAAGCGTCCGCAACATCGCCTATCAAATCGATCTGACGACGTTCACTAATCTGGGAAACGTCCACGACGGCCAAGTCATCGACTTGAACTGA